The genomic interval GCCCGCACCACCAGCACCCCGGACACCAGCACGCCCGGCACGCCCACGCCCAGCACGCCCACGCCAGGGTACGGCCGCCGGTAACGGCCCGCGGGGCCGATCAGGAACAGGGCGCAGGGGAACGAAGCGGCGCCGCTTCGTCCCCCTGCGCCGGTGCCGTTCAGTTCACGCGGTCCAGGATCAGCGCTTCCGGTGCAGGGGCCTGCGCGCTGACGCTCAGACCCTCGGCAAGCAGGCGCTGCGCGACCTCCAGACCGCGCCCGCTGCGGTGGTACAGCCGCAGCACCGCCTCGCCCGCCTGCACCGCCTCGCCGGGCTTGCGCAGCAGTTCCACGCCCACACCGTGGTCGATGGCCTCGCCCTTGCGCTCGCGACCGCCCCCCAGGGCCAGCACGGCCCGGCCCACGCTGAGCGCGTCAATCCGCGCCACGAATCCGGCGTTCGGGGCGGTCACATCGGCGCGCCCAGGCGCAACGTCGAACTTCGTCACGTCATCCACGTATGAGGCGTCCCCGCCCTGCGCGGCAATGAATGCCCGGAATTTCGCCAGGGCGGACCCGTCCGTCAGCGTGGCGCGGGCGCGCGTTTCGGCCTGCGTCTCCTCCTCGCCCTGCGCGGCGAGCGCCTCGACGGCCAGCGCCACGCACAGTTCCGTGAGGTCCTGCGGTCCCTGTCCGCGCAGGGTGGCCAGCGCCTCCAGCACCTCGAGGCTGTTGCCGGCCATGTGACCCAGCGGGGTGTCCATATCCGTCAGCACCGCCCGGACCTGCCGGCCGGCGCGGTTGCCGATGTCCACCATCGCGCGCGCCAGGCCGCGGCCGGCGTCCAGGGTCCGCATGAACGCCCCGGCGCCCACCTTCACATCCAGCACCACCGTGTGCGCGCCCGACGCGAGTTTCTTGCTCATGATGGAACTGGCGATCAGCGGCAGGCAGTCCACGGTGGCGGTCACGTCCCGCAGGGCGTACAGCTTTCCGTCGGCGGGGGCGAGGTCCCGGCTCTGGCCGACCAGGCTCAGGCCTATCTCGCGCGCCTGCGTGAGGAACTGCGCCTCGTCCAGCTCACTGGTCCAGCCGGGAATGCTTTCGAGCTTGTCGATGGTGCCGCCCGTGTGGGCCAGGCCGCGGCCACTCATCTTCGCCACGGTGAGGCCCAGCGCCGAGAGCATCGGCGTGAGGATCAGGCTGGTCTTGTCGCCCACCCCGCCGGTGGAGTGCTTGTCCACCGTGCGCGGCAGCGCCCCCAGGTTCATCAGGTCGCCGGACTCGGCCATGACCATGGTCAGGTCCGCTGTTTCCTGCGGGGTCATGCCGCGCAGAAACACGGCCATCAGCCACGCGCTCATCTGGTAGTCGGGCACGTCGCCGCGGGTGTAGCCCAGCACCAGCTGCTCCAGTTCAGGGCGGGTGTGCGTCTCGCCGTCGCGTTTCTTGCGGATCAGGTCGGGAATGGTCGTGGAGGTCATGGCGCAGTTTACGTCCCGGGGACGGAAAAGCACCCTGGGCAGGGTGCGCCGGTGCCGTGCGCGCTGTGGCCCGGGGGCGTCCTCAG from Deinococcus taeanensis carries:
- a CDS encoding thymidine phosphorylase, whose amino-acid sequence is MTSTTIPDLIRKKRDGETHTRPELEQLVLGYTRGDVPDYQMSAWLMAVFLRGMTPQETADLTMVMAESGDLMNLGALPRTVDKHSTGGVGDKTSLILTPMLSALGLTVAKMSGRGLAHTGGTIDKLESIPGWTSELDEAQFLTQAREIGLSLVGQSRDLAPADGKLYALRDVTATVDCLPLIASSIMSKKLASGAHTVVLDVKVGAGAFMRTLDAGRGLARAMVDIGNRAGRQVRAVLTDMDTPLGHMAGNSLEVLEALATLRGQGPQDLTELCVALAVEALAAQGEEETQAETRARATLTDGSALAKFRAFIAAQGGDASYVDDVTKFDVAPGRADVTAPNAGFVARIDALSVGRAVLALGGGRERKGEAIDHGVGVELLRKPGEAVQAGEAVLRLYHRSGRGLEVAQRLLAEGLSVSAQAPAPEALILDRVN